The window ATCCATGCTTTTAGAATAGGTAATAATATCATAATTGATTAAAAAATAGGATACAAAATCCAAGTCCTTAATGGTTTTTAATTCGGTAGCTACACGTTGCATTACTTTTTCATTCGGATTCGAATACCTGCTATGCAATTTAGTAGCACACAAGGTTTCTAACATCTTATAATCTGCTTCCTTAGTCTCTAAATACACACTTTGGTTTTGTGGAGCTCTATCTTTTCCGAAGTAAAAATTAATGGTACAAGCATCTAAAAGCTGTGCTGTATTTTCTATAATAAACGGAAAATCTGCAAACGCTTTTTTCAGGTTTTCTAAAGACAGCATCACATCTGTTTCCCGGCATTCTTCCGTTTTTTGAAGCTTGCTTAACAAGGTGTTATTATCTATTGCTCGCAATAATCGATGGGCATTAAAATCCCGTTGACTTCTAATAGTCACCTGTTGGTGAACGACTAGCTTTTCTTTAAAATCTTTATAAACGGAAAAAGGAAGCTTCCGAAGTTCTTCCGCAGAAACACCAATAAATTCATTCGCATAAAAAACAGTCTTTTCCTGTTGCAAAACCTGTTCAAACGGATAAATAACAAAGGCATTTTCAAAGCTTGGTGCCACATTAGGGATTTTCGTTTTACTATGGCTATGCTGTGATAAAAAGGCATTCAATTCCTGAAAACCGGCATTATTTTTCGCCAATCCCACAAACTGCTGTGCTGCGCCATTTCTAAAATCGATACCAACAATAGGTTTAATAGCATATTGTTTCGCTTTTTGGACAAAATTCAGACATGCCGAAGTATTATTAATATCGGTTAAAGCAAGGGTTTGGATACCGTTTTCTTTCGCTAATGCTAATAAATCGACTTCCGAAAAGGTACCAAAACGCAAGGAGTAATAGCTATGACAATTTATATACATTATAGTTTTCTATGTGCTAATACAACTGGTGGTTCGCCATTGAACGGGTTATTAAAACGCCCTATGGTTTTTGCGCCTATCGATCCTGCTTTTTGGATACTTAATTCGCCATATTTTCCTCTTATAGTATCCATAGCATGATACAAACGCAGCATTTCTTCGGTATCATCAAAAAGGTTGATTTGGTAATTCCCACTAACAATATGCGTGAACTTTACGCCTACCAATCGGATTAATAATCGGCGTTGGTACAACTGATCAAAGAGTTCTAAAATTTTAGGAATAATCACATGGTCTGCACTGGTGTACGGAATCTTATGCTGTTTGGTGTAGGTATTAAAATCCGAATAACGAATCTTTACACTAATACAAGCGGTTAGCTTCTCCCCTTTTCGCAACTGATAGGCAAGATTTTCTGCCATCGCAAAAACGGTCGTTCGCAATTTAGTGACATCAATAGTATCTTTGGTAAACGTGCGTTCTGTAGAAATAGACTTCCGTTCATGAAAAGGAATTAATGGCGGGTTATCGATACCATTGGCACGTTTCCAAATGGTTCTACCGTTTACTCCCAAAGCGCTGACTAACATTTCCACAGGCATTTGTTGTACCACACGAACGGTATCTACGCCTAAATTTCTTAAAATTTGATAGGTTTTCGTACCCACCGAAGGTATTTTCTTAATCGATAAAGGTGCTAAAAACGATTTTTCAAAACCAGGATCTATTTGCAATTGGTTATTGGGTTTCGCTTCGCCTGTAGCAACCTTGGAAACAATCTTATTTGCCGATAACCCGAAGGAAATTGGCAAACCGGTTTCTCGAATGATAGTTGCTCGCAATTCCGAAGCATACTTATAGCTTCCAAAAAAGGTATCCATACCACTTAAATCGGCATAAAACTCATCGATACTCGCCTTTTCAAAAAGGGGAACTTTCTCCTTAATAATTTCGGTCACCAGATGGGATTGTTTGGTATAAATGGAAGCATTGCCACGAATGACTACTGCTTCCGGACATAAACGTCGTGCCACCTTCATTGCCATACCAGAATGCACTCCAAAACGTCTAGTTTCATAGCTACAAGCAGCCACAACACCTCTATCTCCAGTGCCTCCAACCAGTAATGGTCTTTTCTGTAAACGACTATCTATCAGTCGTTCACAAGACACAAAAAAGGTATCTAAATCCAGATGCAAAATATTTTTTTTCATGTTGTAAAATTAGCTACATTTACAAGCAATTATTGCTTATATTTGTAGCATTATGAAATTTATATCTAAAAACATACGTCATTTAAGAAGTTTAAAAGGAGTTACGCAAGAAGTGCTTGCCGAAGATTTACAGGTAACCCGATCACGTATAAGTTCTTACGAAGAAGGTCGCTCTGCGCCTACCATTGAAATGCTCATTCAATTGTCGGATTATTTTAAACTTCCTATAGATATTTTGCTTCGCAATGATTTAACGAAAGCAAAAGACACGTCGTTTATCGAATTAGGAAACCAGCGTGTACTCTTTCCTATTACTGTAGATAGCGATAATGAAAACCTCATTGAAATTGTTCCTGTAAAAGCTTCTGCAGGGTATTTAGCAGGATATGACGACCCGGAATATATTGAGCAACTTCAAAAAATAAAATTGCCGTTTTTACCAACAGGAAAACATCGAGCATTTCCTATTAAAGGAGATTCCATGCTTCCCATGAAAAATGGCGCATTTGTTATTGGCCGTTTTGTAGAAGATAGAAGTGAAATAAAAACAGGAAAAACCTATGTTTTAATCACCTTAAATGATGGTATGGTCTATAAACGCGTGTACAATAATATCGATTTGAATGGCTCTTTGTTACTCATGTCAGACAATAAAATATACAACGATTATAGTGTGCCAATTAATGAAGTATTAGAACTTTGGGAGTTTACTTGTAGTATTAATACCCAAGAATACACCGAAGAAGAACTAAAAATTAGTAGTATTCTCGGTATGTTTAACGAATTAGGCGTAGAATTAAAAGCTTTAGAACGAATTATAAGATGATGTACACCATTATTGATGTGGAAACTAGCGGAACTAGTAACCGAATTACAGAGATTTCCATTTTTAAATACGACGGAAAACAAATTGTAGATGAGTTTACATCGCTTGTCAATCCCGAAGTGATCATTCCAGTATATATTACTTCCTTAACCGGAATTGATAATGTGATGGTTGCTAATGCGCCTACTTTTTCGGAAATCGCAGCCGATGTATTAGCCATTACCGAAGACACCACTTTTGTAGCACATAATGTCAACTTCGATTATAATGTGATACGTAATGAATTCAAGGCTTTAGATATCGATTTCAATCGAAAGAAACTATGTACTATTCGTTTGTCACGCAAGCTCATTCCGGGGCATAAATCGTATAGCTTAGGAAAACTTTGTGCTGCTTTACATATTGATATTGTTGGCAGACATAGAGCACGTGGCGATGCCGAAGCAACCGTTGTTTTGTTTGAAATGCTATTGCAGAAAGAAGGTGCCGAAACAGTTTTTAATGACTTCTTAAAGAAAACCTCTAAAGAAGCGACATTGCCTTCGCATTTACCGACTTCCGTGTTTAATAACCTATCGGATAAAGCAGGGATTTATTATTTTAAAAATAAGAAAGGCAAGATCCTTTACATTGGAAAAGCGAAGAATATCAAGAAACGTGTTTTAAGCCATTTTTACAGCAAGGCACAGAAATCTTTAGATCTTTGTCGGGAAACTTCTGATATTGACTTTGAGCTCTCTGGAAGTGAACTTATCGCTTTCCTAATGGAAGATGCTGCGATTAAACAGCATTATCCGGAATTTAATGTGGTTTCCAAACGCGCACCAAAAGCCTACGCTATTTTTAGCTATGAAGATAGAAAAGGAATAACCCATTTGGCATACAATACCTTAAAAGCAACACCAAACGCCTTGCAAACCTTTTCTACTATTGCCGATTGCAGACAGTATCTAGAAAAAATGTGTACGGAATTTGAACTGTGTCCGAAGTTTTGCCATTTACAAGAAGCGGTTACACAATGCTCCCATTATAAGATTACGACTTGCAAAGGCGTTTGTTGCGATACCGAAACGGTAAACGATTATAATGCAAGGGTCACGGCAGCAATTACCTATATCACGGAAAGCAAACAAGATTTAGTGCTCAAACAAAAAGGACGAAACGCGCAGGAAGAGGCTTTTGTACTTATTAAAAAGAATGTGTATTTGGGATATGGTTTTGTGGATAAATCGGAACAAATAACGACTCCTGAGGATTTAGAGAATTTCTTGATTCCGCAAAAGGATAATTTGGATGTGCAGAAGATATTGCGAACGGTATTGCGCGTGTAGTTAAGTGATCTGATTATTTTTTGGTCATTACGAGGCACGAAGCAATCTGTTTGTTGTTTACGAAAACTTAATGAGGTTGCTTTGTCCTACGTCCTCGCAATGACAGTAAAGACAGTGACGTTACAATGCATCAAACAAATCCTTCCACTCTGGATTCATACTTTCTATTAATTCTATTTTTTGTGCTCTGCTTCCACCTTTTAATTGTTTTTCTCTAGCAATAGCATCTCCAATCCTTTGGTGCGCTTCATGATATACCAACTTGTCTACATTGTATCTTGCTGTAAACGATTTTTTATTATGTTTTTCTTTATGTTGTAGTATGCGTATTTTTAAATACGCCGTTACACCAACATAAAGTGTTGTATTATTTTTATTGGCTAGTATGTAAATGTAACCTGGTTTCATAATTGTATGTGTCATTGCGAGGCACGAAGCAATCTGTTTCTCTTTTGGTCATTGCGAGGTACGAAGCAATCTGTTTAATGATTACGTTTCCATTCATAAGACTGCTTCAGGTTTACTTCGTTACCTCGCAAAGCTCTCAGTGACAGTCTAAAATGAATGCTAATTAACAATCTCTTTTTGTGTACCTATTCTATAACAACGTTCTTCACCAAGATATTGGGGATCCCCATGTTTCTCCGACCAAAAGCCTTCTAAAATATCTTTAGTAATGCATTTATAAACGACTACGCCTTTATAGATTACCGCATCATCGCCTAAGTAGTTAAAATTAATAACCAAGATATTGTCTTTAAAAAAACCGGTTCCCGATTGCTTTTGGTTGTTGTTGATGAGCCACGCTGCTTGTATGCGCTGGTTTTCGTCTAGGCTTAAGGTTAGCGTTCCTTGATAGGTTGCTGCTGCTGCGTCTTGGTTGGAGCCGGTTATTTGGTAGGTTCCTGGGAGTTGGGTTAGTTGCATTTTTATTTGTTATGTCATTGCAAGCGTAGCGAAGCAATCTGTTTGTTGTTTACAATTTAATTTTTTTTTTCAATTATTGAATGATTTGACAAACAATAAAAATTGCAGATCCAACTCTGTCGGACCTACAATTAAGATAGTATTTTAATACCTATACTTTTAAATATTCAAGAACCTGTTTCCAAGATTCATAAGGTTTACTACCAAACATAATATGTTCTCCCTCAAAATCGGCTACGCCATGGTTTTTAGTATCATCAATAATATAATCCCCTTTTACTAAGTTTTTATGATGTGTAAGTATGAGTCTGTTTTTAGCTTCCAAACCTATATGTTTTTCAACCCATAAACGTTTTTCCATCCAACAATGTGGATTACTCCAAACCGGAGTGGTAACAATATAACAATCATAATTATTGCTTAATTTTTTAAAAGCATCAATAGCTCCATCCATTGGTTTATTGTTTAAGAAAAACCCAATTGTATTCTTCTTTTCTATAAATGGTCCTTCCCCCAATTCTACTAATACACCATCCATGTCAAATAATACTATTTTTTTCATCCTTTTTAAATTTTACTAATTAATAAATAATTTTGTTTCCTTTTTGATGCATTATACTCTTGGAATTCACAATAAAAACAAGTGATTAAAGTGTTATTATCTATCTTTATAAATAATTCTTTGTTCGCGTTTTTATTTATTTTCCTTATCACGTTTCTACTAACAACCAGAAGTGTATTACTATTTTTAAATTCTATTTTTCTTAAAATTTGGATTAAAAGATTATCGCTAATTTGTCTGTCCCATTGTCTGTAATTAAAATGTTCTGTTTTATTAAAACCTGCTATAGAGTTTCTCATGATACGCTTTCCTCCTTTCTTAAATCTTGGTTCTTGTCATTTTCCCAATCATAAATACCACCTCTTTTTTCAAATTTATCCAAATCATAATCCATTGTTTTTAGAGCCTCTTGTATACCAACCTCTAAAATGGGTTTACTATAGTTATGTGTTCCTTGTGCATTATCAAAAAAGCGTCCTGCAGGATCTACCATAACATAACTTCCTTTAATTTCATCATTAGATTCTGGAACTATAGTTTTTACATCTTTATGCGTGTTTAAAAAATGAGAGTATTCTGCATTTGTAATTTTAAATTCATCAATTTTATTATCATTCTGACCTTTTATTGGTAATACTTGCAATACTTTCCAACGTTTTGGTTTTGCATGTTCAATAAAATCTACTAAGTTGTCTTTATAGTTTACTTTGTTAACTACAGTATTAATTTTTAAGCCATAACCATATTGATGAATTTTATCTATCAAGTCATAATAAAATGCTTTGCTTAAGGCTCTTTTTCCTGTAATTGCTCTCCCTATTTTAATATTATTTTCATCTTCTAAACTATCTATACTTACTGCAATCCAGTCTAGGTACGGTTTATTGTTTTCTAAAAATGCATCTGTTAATTTACTACCATTAGTAACAATCATAGTAGTCATACCTAATTGTTTTGCTGTTTTAATAAGGTTTGGCAACCACTTACAAAGCAAAGGTTCTCCGCCAGCAAAAGTTATTTTTTCAAATCCTGCTGCTGCTATTTTTCTTACTACTTCTAAAGCTTCGGTTTCTGGTAAATGTCCTTTTGGTAAAATGGTTTGTTTTACGTCTTGAAAGGTTGCAAAACAAAACTTACAGCGCATGTTGCATGGTTCCCATAAATGAAAGTTTATACTTGGAATTTTAGTTACACTATTACTCTTTTGATAATGTTCCATTATTAAGTCTGCAACTTCATTGGCTGTTAAATCGCCCGTATTAATAACCAAATCATAGTTTTTATCATTAGTAAAATCTACACCATAGTTTTCTTGAAATCGATCTTTCATAATTTGGTTTCTTTGCTTAATAGCTTTGGCACTTGTGGACTCGTCACTTCTATTCGCTTCATGTATTCTTTTAGAAGCACTTTCATCAGATGCTTTTAATAATACATGAAATGCATTTTTTATAAAGTGGAATCCTAATCTATAATCAATTACAAGATTCTCTTTGCTATTACATTCTAATCTAAACTTCTCATCTATTTCAGTATCCAATTCTGGTTGTGTTTTACATTTCTCTTGAAATTCGTTAATAGTCAATCCATACTTTTCCATTGCATATTTCCTAGAATAATTTCCAACAGAAATAAACTCAAAGTTTAATTGTTCTTGAATACGTTTTCCTACTGTAGATTTTCCTGTTCCTGCAAATCCGCTTAATGTTATTTTGGTTTTCATAATTTTTGGTTTTTTTAATCTCATCCTTAAACTAAAAGGATGAGATTAGGTTAGTTTTTACTTGTTTGCGTTTTTAGCTCCTGCACTTTGTGCTCTTGCTGTAAAACTTCCTTTTGTTACACCTCCTGAATTTGAAGATCTAGCAGTACTACTTTGTATTCTCGCAGCTGCTTTACTTGTCATTGGTCTTGATTTACTCATGTTTTTAAATATTTATTAAATACTCAAAGACTTATTATTTAGTAGGCTTTCTACTAATTATCCTTTGATTACACCTGCAATGTCGAGAAGAATAGAATTATATTATTACATTTGGGATAGAGAGGCTATATTTGGGATATCGAGTACTTTTTTTGTGATATTAAAAAAAGAGTAGATTTAAAAATCCCTTTTTTAGAGAAGTAACTACTAACAACTAGACAATTTTTATGTATTACTATTCAGAGTTAAATGAACAAATAGAAGTATTAAGAACCGCAACTTTTATACTATTAGGTTTATTAATATTAATAGTCATTAGAAATTGGTATAACCTGTTCAGAAAACGATCCTTCCGAAAAAAGAACAAACAGTTAAAAAAAGAATTAGAAGTAACTAAATTAGCCGCTTCCAAATATGATGTACAGTTAAAAAAAGGAGAAAGCTTAGAAAGAAAATTAAATAAAAAACACACGGAAATCTTCCAACTACAACAAGAAATGGAAGATTACAAACAAAAATTCTATTCCTATTTAAGTCAAAAAGAAAAAGAAATAGCACAACACAAAGAAGCTAATAATCACCAAAAAAGAGCTTACGAACGTTTTGTAAACTATAAAAATGTGGAAGCTAACAATACCAGACTCGGTGCGCATTTTATTAAAAATGTAATTAGTCAGATTTATGTGGACATGGAGGAAACCGATAATAGTTACAAGTCCTTTCTAGGAATTAACTATAAAATGGGTAAAAACAAAAATAAAGTACCGCCA is drawn from Lacinutrix sp. WUR7 and contains these coding sequences:
- a CDS encoding GIY-YIG nuclease family protein: MKPGYIYILANKNNTTLYVGVTAYLKIRILQHKEKHNKKSFTARYNVDKLVYHEAHQRIGDAIAREKQLKGGSRAQKIELIESMNPEWKDLFDAL
- a CDS encoding LexA family transcriptional regulator, producing MKFISKNIRHLRSLKGVTQEVLAEDLQVTRSRISSYEEGRSAPTIEMLIQLSDYFKLPIDILLRNDLTKAKDTSFIELGNQRVLFPITVDSDNENLIEIVPVKASAGYLAGYDDPEYIEQLQKIKLPFLPTGKHRAFPIKGDSMLPMKNGAFVIGRFVEDRSEIKTGKTYVLITLNDGMVYKRVYNNIDLNGSLLLMSDNKIYNDYSVPINEVLELWEFTCSINTQEYTEEELKISSILGMFNELGVELKALERIIR
- the dinB gene encoding DNA polymerase IV; amino-acid sequence: MKKNILHLDLDTFFVSCERLIDSRLQKRPLLVGGTGDRGVVAACSYETRRFGVHSGMAMKVARRLCPEAVVIRGNASIYTKQSHLVTEIIKEKVPLFEKASIDEFYADLSGMDTFFGSYKYASELRATIIRETGLPISFGLSANKIVSKVATGEAKPNNQLQIDPGFEKSFLAPLSIKKIPSVGTKTYQILRNLGVDTVRVVQQMPVEMLVSALGVNGRTIWKRANGIDNPPLIPFHERKSISTERTFTKDTIDVTKLRTTVFAMAENLAYQLRKGEKLTACISVKIRYSDFNTYTKQHKIPYTSADHVIIPKILELFDQLYQRRLLIRLVGVKFTHIVSGNYQINLFDDTEEMLRLYHAMDTIRGKYGELSIQKAGSIGAKTIGRFNNPFNGEPPVVLAHRKL
- a CDS encoding exonuclease domain-containing protein, translated to MMYTIIDVETSGTSNRITEISIFKYDGKQIVDEFTSLVNPEVIIPVYITSLTGIDNVMVANAPTFSEIAADVLAITEDTTFVAHNVNFDYNVIRNEFKALDIDFNRKKLCTIRLSRKLIPGHKSYSLGKLCAALHIDIVGRHRARGDAEATVVLFEMLLQKEGAETVFNDFLKKTSKEATLPSHLPTSVFNNLSDKAGIYYFKNKKGKILYIGKAKNIKKRVLSHFYSKAQKSLDLCRETSDIDFELSGSELIAFLMEDAAIKQHYPEFNVVSKRAPKAYAIFSYEDRKGITHLAYNTLKATPNALQTFSTIADCRQYLEKMCTEFELCPKFCHLQEAVTQCSHYKITTCKGVCCDTETVNDYNARVTAAITYITESKQDLVLKQKGRNAQEEAFVLIKKNVYLGYGFVDKSEQITTPEDLENFLIPQKDNLDVQKILRTVLRV
- a CDS encoding viperin family antiviral radical SAM protein, with amino-acid sequence MKTKITLSGFAGTGKSTVGKRIQEQLNFEFISVGNYSRKYAMEKYGLTINEFQEKCKTQPELDTEIDEKFRLECNSKENLVIDYRLGFHFIKNAFHVLLKASDESASKRIHEANRSDESTSAKAIKQRNQIMKDRFQENYGVDFTNDKNYDLVINTGDLTANEVADLIMEHYQKSNSVTKIPSINFHLWEPCNMRCKFCFATFQDVKQTILPKGHLPETEALEVVRKIAAAGFEKITFAGGEPLLCKWLPNLIKTAKQLGMTTMIVTNGSKLTDAFLENNKPYLDWIAVSIDSLEDENNIKIGRAITGKRALSKAFYYDLIDKIHQYGYGLKINTVVNKVNYKDNLVDFIEHAKPKRWKVLQVLPIKGQNDNKIDEFKITNAEYSHFLNTHKDVKTIVPESNDEIKGSYVMVDPAGRFFDNAQGTHNYSKPILEVGIQEALKTMDYDLDKFEKRGGIYDWENDKNQDLRKEESVS